The following are encoded in a window of Lactobacillus intestinalis genomic DNA:
- a CDS encoding sucrose-6-phosphate hydrolase gives MEWTTEKRYLPYSKWGADTLLHLQAQAATSTYQMRYHLRPISGLVNDPNGFSYFNGEYHVFYQSYPFGAVHGLKSWVHFKSKDLVHWVNLGLAVEPDCKLDSHGAYSGSAKQIGDKLFLMYTGNHRDESWTRHPYQIGAWMDKHGTVSDKHLLFKKPNNVTEHFRDPQIMEENGTYYAILGAQDAAQKHGHIDVWKSSDLKNWEEIDFLNFTNHEMGYMIECPNLVKVDGKSVLIFCPQGLDKSVANYQNIYPNMYVIGDSVDLDKAQMTNPSNLKNLDEGFDIYATQAFNAPDGTAYAISWVGLPDISYPTDNENWANCLSHVKKLSIKDGKLIQQPVESIKTLRHNEEDLNSQLIKNSTSGQYELELTIKENQTGNLYLAANDDLSENLRLEFDTKNGKLILDRSKAGDVAVKYGQTRSVELDANKEVKLDIFVDRSLIEIFVNDGEHVVSGRFFANANNAIKFDQKINYDGKFWNMESIM, from the coding sequence ATGGAATGGACTACAGAAAAACGTTATTTACCTTATAGTAAATGGGGTGCAGATACTTTGCTTCATCTTCAAGCTCAAGCTGCAACTTCAACTTATCAAATGCGCTACCATTTACGGCCAATTTCTGGTTTAGTTAATGATCCAAATGGTTTTTCTTATTTTAATGGTGAATACCATGTCTTTTATCAATCATATCCATTTGGTGCAGTGCACGGATTAAAGTCTTGGGTACACTTTAAGTCAAAAGACTTAGTCCACTGGGTCAACTTGGGCTTAGCCGTAGAACCTGATTGCAAACTTGATTCTCACGGTGCTTATTCCGGTTCAGCTAAGCAGATTGGCGATAAACTTTTCCTAATGTATACAGGTAACCACCGCGATGAAAGCTGGACCCGCCACCCTTACCAAATTGGCGCTTGGATGGATAAGCATGGCACAGTTAGCGACAAGCACTTACTTTTTAAAAAGCCAAATAATGTTACTGAACACTTCCGTGATCCTCAAATTATGGAAGAAAACGGTACTTACTACGCTATTTTAGGTGCTCAAGACGCAGCTCAAAAGCATGGCCATATTGATGTTTGGAAGTCAAGTGATTTAAAGAATTGGGAAGAAATCGACTTTTTGAACTTTACTAATCATGAAATGGGTTACATGATTGAATGCCCTAACCTAGTTAAAGTTGATGGAAAATCTGTGTTGATTTTCTGCCCACAAGGTTTAGATAAGAGCGTTGCTAATTACCAAAATATTTATCCAAATATGTATGTGATTGGGGATTCGGTGGATTTAGATAAGGCTCAAATGACCAATCCAAGTAACCTGAAGAACTTAGATGAAGGATTTGATATCTATGCCACTCAGGCCTTCAATGCACCAGATGGTACTGCCTATGCGATTAGCTGGGTGGGCTTACCTGACATTTCTTACCCAACCGATAATGAAAATTGGGCAAATTGCTTAAGCCATGTTAAAAAGCTTTCCATTAAAGACGGCAAGCTAATTCAACAACCTGTTGAATCTATCAAAACTCTTAGACATAATGAAGAAGATCTCAACTCACAACTAATTAAGAATTCCACTTCTGGTCAATATGAACTCGAATTGACTATTAAGGAAAACCAAACTGGTAATTTATACTTAGCTGCAAATGATGATTTAAGTGAAAATCTTCGTCTCGAATTTGACACTAAAAATGGTAAACTTATTTTAGATCGATCAAAAGCTGGCGACGTAGCTGTGAAGTATGGTCAAACTAGAAGCGTTGAACTTGACGCAAACAAAGAAGTTAAGTTGGACATTTTTGTAGATCGTTCACTTATTGAAATTTTTGTCAATGATGGTGAACATGTTGTCAGCGGAAGATTCTTTGCCAATGCAAATAATGCAATCAAGTTTGATCAAAAAATTAACTATGATGGTAAATTCTGGAACATGGAATCTATCATGTAG
- a CDS encoding sucrose-specific PTS transporter subunit IIBC, protein MDHKKVAERVIKDVGRDNIIAGAHCATRLRLVLKDDSKVDQKALDNDPDIKGTFKTNGQFQVIIGPGDVNDVYDEFIKITGLKELSTDDLKKVAAEGQKKNPIMDFIKLLSDIFVPIIPALVAGGLLMALNNFLTSPGLFGPKSVVQMAPSIAGLSSIIQIMSAAPFIFMPILVGMSAAKRFGANQFLGATIGMIMTTPALGATSHYWNIFGLHVSQTNYQYQVIPVLVAVWVLSILEKRFHKWLPSAVDFTFTPLLSIMITGFLTFVIIGPVFKGVSDAITNAIVWLYNTTGAFGMGIFGLSYSAIVTTGLHQSFPAVETQLLAQFAQGHGSGDFIFVTACMANVAQGAATFAVYFLTKNEKMKGLSSSAGISALLGITEPALFGVNLKYKFPFFCALIGSGVAAAFAGLMHVTAAALGSAGLLGFLSMVPKTIPMWAVSVLISFVVAFVLTYVYGKSHLKEEVSEQDVPVNDATDYAEETQKAEKVGKEVLSLKDEVIASPVDGTPESLTKVNDQVFSAKLMGDGAAVIPTDGTIYAPVTGTITIAYETKHAYGIKSDDGAEVLIHIGLDTVNLKGEHFESFVKQGQRVEKGDKLGTVDLDAVKKAGYDTTVMVVITNTANYASVSRITDAGDKHGDDLIAVTANR, encoded by the coding sequence ATGGACCATAAGAAAGTGGCTGAGCGAGTAATTAAAGACGTTGGCCGTGACAATATTATTGCCGGTGCTCACTGTGCTACTCGTTTACGCCTTGTGTTGAAGGATGATTCCAAGGTTGACCAAAAGGCTTTAGACAATGATCCAGATATTAAAGGAACTTTTAAGACTAATGGTCAATTTCAAGTAATTATTGGACCTGGAGATGTTAATGATGTGTACGATGAATTCATTAAGATTACAGGACTTAAGGAATTATCTACAGATGATCTTAAAAAGGTAGCAGCCGAAGGACAAAAGAAAAATCCAATTATGGACTTTATTAAGCTTTTGTCTGATATCTTTGTACCAATCATTCCAGCTTTAGTTGCTGGTGGTTTATTAATGGCTTTGAACAACTTCTTGACTTCACCTGGACTATTCGGCCCTAAGTCAGTTGTTCAAATGGCACCAAGTATCGCCGGCCTCTCAAGCATAATTCAAATTATGTCGGCTGCACCATTTATCTTTATGCCGATTCTGGTGGGGATGTCGGCAGCTAAAAGGTTTGGGGCGAACCAGTTCTTAGGTGCCACCATTGGGATGATAATGACGACTCCAGCACTTGGGGCTACTAGTCATTATTGGAACATTTTTGGACTCCATGTTTCTCAAACTAACTATCAATATCAAGTTATTCCAGTTTTAGTTGCTGTGTGGGTACTTTCCATTTTAGAAAAGAGATTCCACAAATGGTTGCCTTCTGCAGTTGACTTTACCTTTACACCACTTCTTTCAATTATGATTACTGGTTTCCTTACTTTTGTAATTATTGGACCAGTCTTCAAGGGTGTATCAGATGCAATTACTAATGCAATTGTATGGCTTTACAACACTACTGGTGCCTTTGGTATGGGTATCTTTGGTTTATCATATTCTGCAATCGTTACTACAGGACTTCACCAAAGTTTCCCAGCTGTAGAAACTCAATTGTTAGCTCAATTTGCACAAGGACACGGATCTGGGGACTTTATCTTTGTGACTGCATGTATGGCTAACGTTGCACAAGGTGCCGCTACTTTTGCCGTATACTTCTTAACTAAGAACGAAAAGATGAAGGGACTTTCATCATCAGCTGGTATTTCAGCACTTTTAGGTATTACTGAACCTGCATTGTTTGGGGTTAACTTAAAATATAAATTCCCATTCTTCTGTGCTTTAATTGGATCAGGTGTCGCAGCTGCTTTTGCAGGACTTATGCACGTAACTGCTGCAGCTCTTGGCTCAGCTGGACTTTTAGGATTTTTATCAATGGTACCAAAGACCATTCCAATGTGGGCAGTCTCAGTATTAATTAGTTTCGTAGTTGCTTTTGTTTTAACTTATGTTTACGGCAAGAGCCACTTGAAGGAAGAAGTTAGTGAACAAGATGTTCCAGTAAACGACGCAACTGATTACGCTGAAGAAACTCAAAAAGCAGAAAAAGTTGGTAAAGAAGTATTGAGCTTGAAGGATGAAGTTATTGCTTCACCAGTTGACGGTACTCCTGAAAGCTTGACCAAGGTTAACGACCAAGTCTTCTCTGCTAAGTTAATGGGTGACGGTGCTGCCGTGATCCCAACTGATGGCACAATTTATGCACCAGTTACTGGTACAATTACAATTGCTTATGAAACTAAGCACGCTTATGGTATTAAGTCGGATGATGGAGCAGAAGTATTGATTCACATTGGTCTTGATACAGTTAACTTAAAGGGTGAACATTTCGAAAGCTTTGTAAAACAAGGCCAACGCGTTGAAAAGGGCGACAAGCTTGGAACTGTGGACCTAGACGCAGTTAAGAAGGCTGGCTATGACACAACTGTGATGGTTGTGATTACTAACACTGCCAACTACGCAAGTGTATCTCGCATCACTGATGCCGGCGACAAGCATGGCGATGACTTGATTGCCGTAACAGCAAATCGCTAA
- a CDS encoding S-ribosylhomocysteine lyase: MAKVESFTLDHTKVKAPYVRLITVEEGPKGDKISNYDLRLVQPNENAIPTGGLHTIEHLLASLLRDRLDGVIDCSPFGCRTGFHLIVWGEHSTAEVARALKSSLEEIRDIITWEDVPGTTIKTCGNYKDHSLFSAKEWSKKILSEGISDDPFIRNVVE, encoded by the coding sequence ATGGCAAAAGTAGAAAGCTTCACACTTGATCACACTAAAGTTAAAGCACCTTACGTTCGTTTAATTACTGTTGAAGAAGGTCCTAAAGGCGACAAGATTTCTAACTATGACTTACGTTTAGTTCAACCGAACGAAAATGCAATTCCTACCGGCGGCTTGCATACTATTGAACACTTACTTGCCAGCTTACTTCGTGACCGTCTTGATGGTGTAATCGATTGTTCACCATTTGGTTGCCGAACAGGATTCCACCTAATCGTTTGGGGTGAACATTCAACGGCCGAAGTAGCTAGGGCATTAAAGTCATCTCTTGAAGAAATTCGCGATATAATCACTTGGGAAGACGTGCCTGGAACTACAATTAAGACTTGCGGTAACTATAAAGATCATTCCTTGTTCTCTGCGAAGGAATGGTCAAAAAAGATTTTGAGCGAAGGCATCTCTGATGATCCTTTTATCCGCAATGTTGTAGAGTAA
- a CDS encoding 5-methyltetrahydropteroyltriglutamate--homocysteine S-methyltransferase, with the protein MSKTLVHYDIVGSFLRPEELKKARADFAAGNISKTDLKKVEDEEIAKLVKKEEKSGLKIVTDGEFRRSYWHLDTFWGFGGIKHTTQEHGYLFHDEETRNDSAQVEGKIKFTGDHPDLESFKFLKSLTDSSDVTPRQSIPSPAQFYAELVRGPENVAAVKKVYDSEDELLNDISKAYHDLIIALYKAGCRDVKLDDCTWGMVVDDDFWATMVKQGFDRDELQEKYLRVNNGALKDLPADLKTSTHICRGNYHSTWAAKGGYGPVAKYVFAQENVDAFYLEFDNERSGSFDPIKEIPADKEVVLGLVTSKKPELEKPEDLIARINEASKFHDLANLALSTQCGFASTEEGNQLTEDDEWKKIGLVIDTAKQVWK; encoded by the coding sequence ATGAGTAAAACTTTAGTACATTATGACATTGTTGGTAGTTTTTTAAGACCAGAAGAATTGAAAAAGGCACGTGCTGATTTTGCAGCGGGTAACATTTCAAAAACTGACTTGAAAAAGGTTGAAGATGAAGAAATCGCTAAATTAGTTAAAAAAGAAGAAAAATCTGGTTTAAAGATTGTAACTGATGGTGAATTCAGAAGAAGTTATTGGCACCTTGATACTTTTTGGGGCTTCGGTGGAATTAAGCACACTACTCAAGAACATGGCTACCTCTTCCACGATGAAGAAACTCGTAATGATTCTGCTCAAGTTGAGGGAAAGATTAAATTTACAGGTGATCATCCAGATTTAGAATCATTTAAGTTTTTGAAGAGTTTAACCGATAGCAGTGATGTAACTCCACGTCAAAGCATCCCTTCACCGGCCCAATTTTATGCAGAACTCGTCCGTGGCCCAGAAAACGTTGCAGCAGTGAAGAAAGTTTACGATAGCGAAGACGAACTTTTAAACGATATTTCAAAAGCATATCATGATTTAATCATCGCACTTTACAAAGCAGGTTGTCGCGATGTGAAATTGGATGACTGTACTTGGGGAATGGTCGTAGATGATGATTTCTGGGCAACAATGGTTAAACAAGGTTTTGACCGTGACGAACTTCAAGAAAAATACCTTCGTGTTAACAATGGTGCACTCAAAGATCTACCAGCTGATTTAAAAACTTCAACTCATATCTGTCGAGGCAATTACCACTCAACTTGGGCTGCTAAAGGTGGTTATGGACCGGTTGCCAAATATGTTTTTGCACAAGAAAATGTCGATGCATTCTATCTTGAATTTGATAATGAAAGATCAGGTAGCTTCGATCCAATCAAAGAAATTCCTGCTGATAAAGAAGTAGTACTTGGTTTAGTAACTAGTAAGAAACCTGAATTGGAAAAGCCAGAGGATTTGATTGCTCGTATCAATGAAGCAAGTAAGTTCCACGATTTAGCTAACTTAGCCTTAAGCACTCAATGTGGTTTTGCATCAACCGAGGAAGGAAACCAATTGACAGAAGACGATGAATGGAAAAAGATCGGCTTAGTAATTGATACCGCTAAGCAAGTTTGGAAGTAA
- a CDS encoding DUF1430 domain-containing protein: protein MKGGNNTQEFNNIIQEFSDKHNISAIKVFNVVEGGASTDIVTKMHVYGKKIALPAKTQATTAEFETSDLRYPIYFVGDIKKTTIENMFKREGIKYSPIHENWNTDILVFLTTNNVIYIVLLILLVLFIVLVLTNLYAMKEINIKALLGISNFEDAAISFGKDQLIFTAAFGIGLILLALYMKMQSYLYAYKIMLYFSLLLYLTVTLVMIISAVIRGLIHSRYTIMGAIKGDKKSKFSFYLNLFIKALIEVFICISLFSLLNTQKSEKALSDQLNVWMNHKTFYTVSENAVMTKGSETTYLNRQSMKLFHYLDQKGGMLVDYQGWDSPQDVGDLNNGNVMTVNAQYLKENRVVGENGNRIILPKNSPVTYVLIPQQYYSERANLIKSYRRSLALDDTEKQLGRKLETKAINIKNNQKLFTYSTYALSLGNYSGAVKNAVLVVISNNSLGSLNSKLDSNMNWDSYMSNSAFLSPTLSAVKTGIQKTNIKKYIGSILNTKSYAAKQLEIIQTGMLLSLVVTLVAFAIALVENVAFNSVYFNNNSKKLAIQRIFGGSAALRFGKFIKLIFILSLIEALIVFMFTGSGTISLGLIIVSNILEWILLVVQGMHLDKHTWDYLKGE from the coding sequence ATGAAAGGTGGAAATAATACTCAAGAATTTAATAACATCATTCAAGAATTTTCAGACAAACATAATATATCCGCCATAAAAGTCTTTAATGTGGTAGAAGGAGGAGCTAGTACAGATATTGTTACCAAAATGCATGTTTATGGTAAAAAGATAGCACTACCGGCAAAAACACAAGCAACTACAGCTGAATTTGAAACTAGTGATTTGAGATATCCAATTTATTTTGTGGGAGATATTAAAAAAACTACTATTGAAAATATGTTTAAACGTGAGGGGATTAAATATAGTCCGATTCATGAAAATTGGAACACCGATATTCTAGTCTTCTTAACTACTAATAATGTTATTTACATTGTATTGCTGATTTTATTGGTTCTATTTATTGTGTTAGTTCTGACAAATTTATATGCAATGAAAGAAATAAACATTAAGGCCCTATTGGGGATATCGAACTTTGAAGATGCAGCAATAAGTTTTGGAAAGGACCAGCTTATTTTTACTGCTGCATTTGGAATTGGACTCATTTTGTTAGCTCTATATATGAAAATGCAATCGTATCTTTACGCATATAAAATTATGCTTTACTTTAGCTTGCTTTTATATTTAACAGTAACTTTAGTGATGATAATTAGTGCGGTAATTCGCGGATTGATTCATTCCCGATATACCATTATGGGTGCAATAAAAGGTGATAAAAAGAGTAAGTTCTCGTTCTATTTGAACCTCTTTATCAAAGCATTGATTGAAGTTTTCATTTGTATTTCTCTCTTTTCTTTATTAAATACTCAAAAGAGTGAAAAAGCTTTAAGTGATCAATTGAATGTCTGGATGAATCATAAAACTTTCTATACTGTTAGTGAAAATGCAGTTATGACAAAGGGTTCAGAAACTACATATTTAAATCGCCAATCCATGAAATTATTTCACTATTTGGATCAAAAGGGCGGAATGTTAGTTGATTATCAAGGTTGGGATAGTCCTCAAGATGTCGGTGATCTCAATAATGGAAATGTGATGACCGTCAATGCTCAGTATTTGAAAGAAAATAGAGTGGTGGGAGAAAATGGTAATCGTATAATTTTACCCAAGAATTCACCTGTTACTTATGTTTTGATCCCTCAACAATATTATTCTGAGCGTGCTAACTTGATTAAGTCATATCGCAGATCTCTTGCCCTGGATGATACAGAAAAACAATTAGGACGAAAACTTGAAACTAAAGCTATCAATATTAAAAATAATCAGAAATTGTTTACCTACAGTACTTATGCACTTAGTTTAGGTAATTATTCAGGTGCCGTAAAAAATGCAGTTTTAGTGGTGATTTCGAATAATTCCTTAGGCAGTTTAAATTCAAAACTTGACAGCAATATGAATTGGGATTCTTATATGTCTAATTCTGCGTTTTTGAGTCCAACACTATCGGCAGTGAAAACTGGAATTCAAAAAACTAATATTAAAAAGTATATTGGAAGTATTTTGAATACTAAAAGTTATGCAGCTAAGCAATTGGAGATTATTCAAACGGGGATGTTGCTGTCTCTAGTAGTAACTTTGGTAGCTTTTGCTATCGCTTTAGTTGAAAATGTGGCTTTTAACAGTGTTTATTTCAACAACAATAGTAAGAAACTAGCAATTCAAAGAATTTTTGGAGGAAGTGCGGCCTTACGTTTTGGTAAATTCATTAAGCTGATTTTTATTTTGAGCTTAATTGAAGCCTTAATTGTGTTCATGTTCACTGGAAGTGGGACTATTTCGCTAGGATTAATTATTGTAAGCAATATATTGGAGTGGATTTTATTGGTTGTACAAGGGATGCATTTAGATAAACATACTTGGGATTACTTAAAGGGAGAATAA
- a CDS encoding ATP-binding cassette domain-containing protein codes for MVHQLNVNNLGKRFDNYWVFQNLNYRFESGKIYALTGPSGGGKTTLLNCIGRLTDASDGEILLDNKDVSSIKILKYYRNYIGYLFQNYALVDDQLP; via the coding sequence ATGGTTCATCAACTTAATGTCAACAATTTGGGCAAGAGATTTGATAATTACTGGGTATTTCAGAATTTAAATTATAGATTTGAATCAGGAAAGATTTACGCTTTAACAGGACCTTCTGGAGGAGGAAAAACCACCTTGTTAAATTGCATAGGAAGATTAACCGATGCAAGTGATGGAGAAATTTTGTTAGATAATAAAGATGTTTCCTCAATCAAAATTCTGAAGTATTATCGCAACTATATTGGCTATCTTTTTCAAAATTATGCTTTAGTAGATGATCAACTACCCTAG
- a CDS encoding RNA-guided endonuclease TnpB family protein, protein MDQAVTIKAKLLNIDDETEHAFIKTMTAYRDACNFVSQYVFDHDFEFRFSRLNHVLYHDLRDLFGLKSQMAQSVIRNVVARYRTIKTQLKQTPFRYNTGEKDAQGHAIWSQIPRDLTWLWRPVKFKRLQLDLQRNRDWSYLNTSTQLSLNTLMGRKKVDFVCKNFDQYLDSSHWKFGSIKLLQFKNNWYIHLSATTSFSEYELKQTQHIVGIDRGLRFLAACYDEQGQTLLCSGQKVLRTRRKYKKLRAQLQAKGTKSAKRRLKKIGQRENRFISDVNHRLTKTLVDHYGPNTIFALEDLTNVRFATEKAAKKRRYEMVSWTFYQFEQFLAYKANLNSSTVVKVSPRFTSQRCPKCGRIRKENRNHELHLYICDKCGYKSNDDRLAAMNIQFLGDQYHKGVKIPKFTKLRSAE, encoded by the coding sequence TTGGATCAGGCAGTAACGATTAAAGCCAAGCTCCTTAATATTGATGATGAGACTGAACACGCTTTTATAAAGACCATGACTGCATACAGAGATGCCTGCAATTTCGTCTCGCAGTATGTTTTTGACCATGATTTTGAGTTTCGGTTTTCTCGGTTAAATCATGTCCTTTATCATGATTTGAGAGACCTGTTTGGACTTAAAAGTCAAATGGCTCAATCGGTTATCAGAAATGTTGTTGCTCGCTATAGAACCATCAAAACCCAATTAAAGCAAACACCGTTTCGCTATAATACTGGCGAAAAAGATGCGCAGGGCCATGCTATCTGGTCGCAGATTCCGCGTGATCTCACTTGGCTTTGGCGTCCAGTTAAGTTTAAGCGTCTTCAGCTTGATCTTCAGCGCAATCGCGACTGGTCTTATTTAAATACAAGCACCCAGCTTTCTTTGAATACCTTAATGGGGAGAAAGAAAGTTGATTTTGTCTGCAAAAATTTCGACCAGTATCTTGATTCTAGCCACTGGAAGTTTGGCTCAATTAAGCTGCTTCAGTTCAAAAATAATTGGTATATCCACCTTAGTGCGACCACGTCCTTTTCTGAATATGAATTAAAGCAGACGCAGCACATCGTTGGGATTGATCGCGGTCTGCGCTTTTTGGCTGCCTGCTATGACGAACAGGGCCAGACTCTGCTTTGCAGCGGACAAAAAGTATTGCGCACCAGGCGCAAATATAAGAAACTCCGTGCTCAGCTTCAAGCCAAAGGCACTAAGTCTGCCAAGCGAAGACTTAAAAAGATCGGTCAGCGAGAGAACCGTTTTATAAGCGATGTTAATCATCGCCTTACCAAGACACTCGTTGATCATTACGGTCCCAATACTATCTTTGCTTTAGAAGACTTAACCAATGTCCGCTTTGCGACTGAGAAAGCTGCCAAAAAGCGTCGCTATGAAATGGTTTCTTGGACTTTTTACCAGTTTGAGCAGTTTTTAGCTTACAAGGCTAATTTGAATTCTTCAACTGTAGTCAAAGTTTCTCCAAGATTTACCAGCCAGCGCTGTCCTAAGTGCGGAAGAATCCGCAAGGAGAACCGCAACCATGAGTTGCACCTCTACATTTGTGATAAGTGTGGCTACAAATCCAATGACGATCGCCTAGCGGCCATGAATATCCAGTTTTTAGGAGACCAGTACCACAAAGGTGTTAAAATACCTAAATTTACTAAATTAAGATCTGCCGAGTAA
- a CDS encoding ATP-binding cassette domain-containing protein, giving the protein MQNLNIVKKHNRRELSSVLKRYNLSAEYLDRKVFTLSGGEAQRVALARLSLQDPTIILADEPTGALDHKNRDLVLQSLRKFADEGKIVIVATHDDVVMSFADEKVDIANYK; this is encoded by the coding sequence TTGCAAAATTTGAATATAGTAAAGAAGCATAATCGACGTGAGTTAAGTTCTGTACTAAAGCGGTATAATTTATCTGCTGAATATCTAGATCGAAAAGTATTTACTTTATCTGGAGGGGAGGCTCAACGTGTAGCACTTGCACGATTGAGTTTGCAAGATCCGACAATTATTCTGGCAGATGAACCAACTGGGGCATTAGATCATAAGAATAGAGATTTGGTTCTACAAAGTTTACGTAAATTTGCAGATGAAGGCAAAATTGTAATCGTTGCTACCCACGATGATGTAGTCATGTCATTTGCAGATGAAAAAGTTGATATCGCAAATTATAAATAA
- the groES gene encoding co-chaperone GroES, whose translation MLEPIGDRVIVKVKEEEEKTVGGIVLASNAKQKPTEGEIVAVGDGAYADNGEKLPMTVKKGDVVLYDKYAGESVEYDGEKYLVLHEKDVLAIVK comes from the coding sequence GTGTTAGAACCAATTGGTGATCGCGTGATCGTAAAAGTTAAAGAAGAAGAAGAAAAGACTGTTGGCGGCATTGTACTTGCTTCTAATGCAAAGCAAAAACCAACTGAAGGCGAAATCGTTGCCGTTGGTGACGGCGCATACGCTGACAACGGTGAAAAGTTGCCAATGACTGTTAAGAAAGGCGACGTTGTTTTATACGATAAGTACGCTGGCGAAAGTGTAGAATACGACGGCGAAAAGTACTTAGTCCTTCACGAAAAGGATGTTTTAGCAATCGTTAAATAA